Part of the Desulfolutivibrio sulfoxidireducens genome is shown below.
GTCCAGAAGCGAATTGTCGCCGCAATCCGCCGGGCGCGGCAGCCTTCGCACATGCACCGGCGCGGCCTTGTCCAAAACAGTGTCGAAACGGCTTTGGGCATGGATGGTCGCGGCCCTGGCGTTGACCGTGCCCATGGCCTGGGCCAGCCGCTCATAGGGCCGGTTTGCGATGTCCACCAGCCCCATGTTGAAGTCCTCGCCGTCGCCCCGGCCTCCTGTGGGCTCGTCGTAATACTGGAACCAGTGCGCGCCCACCACGTTGGGAAAGGCCGCGAAGTTGGCCTGGGCCGCCGCGGCCCCCCGGGCGCGTTCGTCCTGGGTCGCAACGTGCATCAGATGGCCGTTGTTCTTGTTGCCGCTACGGTTCTCCTGAGCCGCGAAAAAGTATTCCGTAATCAGGACCGGGGCATCGATCAGCTTCGAGAGCCCCTCGAAATAATACGGGGCCACCCAGCCGTCGGCCTCGTCCACGTTGTAGTTGGTGGACAACACGTCCACCTTGCCCCGGGCGGCCAACACCGCGTCCTGATGGTAGTACAGCGGCAGCCGGTCGCCCATGACCAGCCTGTCCGGATCAACCTCCCGCAATGCCGCCCGCGCCAGCTCGTAATACCGCCCGGCGCACAGCCGCGTAAACGCGTCCACCACCTTGATGCCGTGCCCGCCGGGCCTGAGCTTGAGCCTCGCCCCGCCCTTCTTCAGATCCTCGAAACTCCCCATTCCCTCGCCCGGAACGAAATCGGCGCGCAACCGTTCCCAACGTCCATGATACTGCTCGAACAAAAGCCGCCACAAGACCTGTTTGGTATAGATCGCCCACTCGTTCGACAGGTACCACGAGAAAAGCGGCGCGTTCCACCAGCCCACCTCGTTGTCCGTGAAATAGCCCATGACATCGGGATTTCCTTTATACTTCCCTGTGACCCGCTTCGCCGTCTCGATGGTCGCCTCCAGGGCGTCTGGGGCGAAGGGATCGAACCAGTGCAGCCGCGCGTTTCTCCCCAGATCGATCTCCGGGATCAGCGGCAAACCCACACCCGGCGCAGGGTCCGACCAGCCGCCCCGGGTGTTGAAGCCCCACCCGGCCAGCCGTTTCCCCACATCCGCCGCCCACGCGTCCATGCTCCCGTAGAAGTCCTTCCAATAATACCCTTGCCCCTTGGGATGCTCCTGGCCGCCGTTGACCGTGTTCACGCCCAGACTGTAGAAACGCCCGCCACCGGGCTCCACAAGCCACGCCCGGCCGTTCTCGAACCCAGCGCCCCACTGCCCGGCCACGGCCTGCGCCGTCGCCAGAAGCCACACGACCACCGCAAAAAAGACTCGTCTCATCACCACCTCAAGATCGGGGAGCAGGCTCCGCCTCCTCCCCGAACCCCTCCTCCGCCGGGGGGAATCATTCCCCCCGGACCCCCTGTTCCCGGGGCTTTTTCCCCGGCGCGCCGCGCCGGGGAAAAAGCCCCGGAGAGCAGGATGTACGGAGGAAAGGATGCTCCTCGACGAGAGGGCCGCGAAGCGCGACAAAGTTTTTCGAAAGGGGGTCCAGGGGGGAAACCTTTTTTCAAAAAGGTTTCCCCCCTGGCCGCCGGAGGCCTTCTCCCTATCCCAGGGCGTCCTGCAACAGTTTGGCCAGCACCACGTCCGAATCGAAATATCGTTTGGCGAACGCCATGGCCGCCGTGGCGTGGCGGTCGTAGTCCCGGCGCACGGCCTCGATGCCGGCCAGGGCCCCGGCCTCGTCGGTGAAGGCCAGGACCCCTTCCCCAACGTCGAGGAAGTCGGAAAATCCCGTGTCCTGCACCACCACGGGGCGTCCCGAGGCCAGGTAGCAGGCGCTGCGGCAGGAGAACCAGCCGCTTTTCGAGGCCACGTAGGCGTTTTTGGCCGGCGAGAACTCGGCCATGCTCTCCCATATATAGTCCCGGTACCGCCACGGCGTCTGGGACATGGCGAACCCGTCCACCAGCCGCCAGCCTTTCTCTTCCAAAAGCTCGCGGGGCGGCCGTCCGCCGCCCAGGGCCAGTTCCAGAACCGCGTCGGTCTTGCCCGGCAGATCCATGATCTTCTCGAACTCCATGTTCTTGCCGCCGTAGCGCACGCCCTCCACCTCCGGCCCTTTCTCCTTGGGCTGCCAGGAAAGCACGGTGGTGAACGCCTCGCGCGCATACCGCCCGGCCCCTTCCCAGGCCCCAAGCACGATGGGCTGCCGGGTCGGCTTCCAGTCGAAGACCCCCGTGGGGACCAGACATCCGGGCCTGCCCACGTTTTCCCCGAAGGAAAAAAACACGTCGTGGCGGCGCATGTTCTCGATATTTTTCACGGCGTTCGCATCCGCCTCGCCGCGCAGATACCTGGGGATGTCCGACTGGGTGTACATGGGGTCGGAATCGATGAGCACCTTGACCGGGATGCGCTCGTATTCCTCGCGAAGCTGGCATGTGGTGGAGATGTTGAAAAATACGTCCGCCCGGGCCACAACCGCCGCC
Proteins encoded:
- a CDS encoding glycosyltransferase yields the protein MQKRTIIVSGLAATYPLGGVAWDYVQYLHGFYKLGHDVYYLEDTGGWAYDPFNVTFVEDLTYHIGYLEDFLKRLEPGLEKRFCVRGPDDRHWGLSREELAAVVARADVFFNISTTCQLREEYERIPVKVLIDSDPMYTQSDIPRYLRGEADANAVKNIENMRRHDVFFSFGENVGRPGCLVPTGVFDWKPTRQPIVLGAWEGAGRYAREAFTTVLSWQPKEKGPEVEGVRYGGKNMEFEKIMDLPGKTDAVLELALGGGRPPRELLEEKGWRLVDGFAMSQTPWRYRDYIWESMAEFSPAKNAYVASKSGWFSCRSACYLASGRPVVVQDTGFSDFLDVGEGVLAFTDEAGALAGIEAVRRDYDRHATAAMAFAKRYFDSDVVLAKLLQDALG